The stretch of DNA tttatgtatctaattgcNNNNNNNNNNNNNNNNNNNNNNNNNNNNNNNNNNNNNNNNNNNNNNNNNNNNNNNNNNNNNNNNNNNNNNNNNNNNNNNNNNNNNNNNNNNNNNNNNNNNNNNNNNNNNNNNNNNNNNNNNNNNNNNNNNNNNNNNNNNNNNNNNNNNNNNNNNNNNNNNNNNNNNNNNNNNNNNNNNNNNNNNNNNNNNNNNNNNNNNNNNNNNNNNNNNNNNNNNNNNNNNNNNNNNNNNNNNNNNNNNNNNNNNNNNNNNNNNNNNNNNNNNNNNNNNNNNNNNNNNNNNNNNNNNNNNNNNNNNNNNNNNNNNNNNNNNNNNNNNNNNNNNNNNNNNNNNNNNNNNNNNNNNNNNNNNNNNNNNNNNNNNNNNNNNNNNNNNNNNNNNNNNNNNNNNNNNNNNNNNNNNNNNNNNNNNNNNNNNNNNNNNNNNNNNNNNNNNNNNNNNNNNNNNNNNNNNNNNNNNNNNNNNNNNNNNNNNNNNNNNNNNNNNNNNNNNNNNNNNNNNNNNNNNNNNNNNNNNNNNNNNNNNNNNNNNNNNNNNNNNNNNNNNNNNNNNNNNNNNNNNNNNNNNNNNNNNNNNNNNNNNNNNNNNNNNNNNNNNNNNNNNNNNNNNNNNNNNNNNNNNNNNNNNNNNNNNNNNNNNNNNNNNNNNNNNNNNNNNNNNNNNNNNNNNNNNNNNNNNNNNNNNNNNNNNNNNNNNNNNNNNNNNNNNNNNNNNNNNNNNNNNNNNNNNNNNNNNNNNNNNNNNNNNNNNNNNNNNNNNNNNNNNNNNNNNNNNNNNNNNNNNNNNNNNNNNNNNNNNNNNNNNNNNNNNNNNNNNNNNNNNNNNNNNNNNNNNNNNNNNNNNNNNNNNNNNNNNNNNNNNNNNNNNNNNNNNNNNNNNNNNNNNNNNNNNNNNNNNNNNNNNNNNNNNNNNNNNNNNNNNNNNNNNNNNNNNNNNNNNNNNNNNNNNNNNNNNNNNNNNNNNNNNNNNNNNNNNNNNNNNNNNNNNNNNNNNNNNNNNtatatatatatatatatatatatatatatatatatatatatatatatatatatatatatatactgcactGAATATATAGGGATCTAGTAAACTTATAATTGTGTAAAGgataaaatatataatcataataatagtTCTCTAACAATGTTCACATATACTTATTTAcgtaaaaaataacattattttcatacataatattttattctaaattaattacaaaatccAAACGTGACGATAGAGTTTCAATGGAGCTTGCTAAGATGACCAAAGAAAAACTAATGCATAGaccttaaaaatcaatttttctgaatattactgactctgttgcAATATAGTAGCATGTTAAATTACAAAGGGTTCATATGAGAAAGTCACAtcgtaccactagaccacaaggtaatTCAATATCTTATTGACTTATTGAGTAATCTTGTGCTAGCCTATTTTAAAACGAAATTAACTTTAAAGTAGAATGTTATAATGACGAATCTTCGTGAAGTAATTCTGATGGCTAAAATGGCGTGGAAGCTAAGCTTACATATTATCGAtcaagatcttttttttttttctttttgatatttaaatttctGAATTTATATTAGATTTTTGCATGTGGATTTCATTTTCTTATTCATTTAAGGGCATGCATGATCTACCGCCGccacaaaaaatcaattaaattaaaggtGTAGACAGGAAGGAGACTTGACCCACCCGACTCACCAGTCACTATCACTAATAAAAAAACTCAATTTATACAAGGCGGATTCGAATGGATATCCGCGAGACGGATTAAAATTGTCATCTCTACTAATtttcagtgttgcaaaaatcttgCCTAGTCACTGGCCGatcgcctagcgtatcaccatactGGCCAGTCGCCTAGGGTATAGGTTGTCTAAGcgccgcctaggccgcttagacGCTGACCGCCTAGGTCTTCTAGACACTGACTAGGTCACCTAGtaggccgattagctattgtttccttcttttttaaatgtgttatatcactcaaaatgacatcgttttgagcgaaataacccaaaatttttcaaactctagattttttaggttaatatttaatattttaacattaattattaaagtattaaatagtttataattatcaagtcttaacaaatttaaaaactctaaacaaatttttttgtaaaaaataaaattaaaaaatatatgggCGCCTAGGCCAATTAATCGCCGCCTAGGCGCTGTGCGTCCTCGAATGCCAAAGAAGCttctagcgattttttcaaccatgactaGTTATCCACCAatctcaattattttttttttttttggaaagaggGATTAAAATATTCGACCTTCCTGAAAAAATGCTCAGTGGAAATCCGACAACAAAGTGATCTTGAagtcatttttaaaaatcatatatgaGATGACCAAAGAAAAATCATtgttaataattatcataaacgGATAAATTATTACAATTGGCCAATTTGGTGGAAGCTTTCAATTGTTTTGTCCAAGCTCTCAGCCGCCTCTCAATTATTTTCCAAACTATTCAAGATCGACTGCAAGTCTGCaaccaaggaaaaaaaaaaaaataaaaatcaactcATAGCTGTCCATAGGACCATAAGTCAATGATATTTCCACTTCGTCAATGgtattaaaactttatatatgggcaaattatactaatgGACGAGGtataccttgcattgtagagtTGCAGTTAATATGTATGGGTACGCAGATGACAAATTTGTacttatcaataaataaaaagcacaaaatattttaattgtatgtacataatttattaattataggCTCATAATATTATACTAATTGTAGTATATACACAATTTATTAActgataatatataatatgttaactgtaaacacataatttaaatgtttgtTTTGGATTAGTTTCCACAATGTAGTGTGGgtctattttttttggtaaatttacagggtctttctctccgtccgtttaacggtccggtgTCCACCCATATTCGCTCCGGAAGGCACGAGAGCTGGCCCAGAGGGAATCGTCACTCGTGGGAATTGAATTCGGGTTCTCcccaaattcttccccacaaagagagctcacttgccacttgagctacccattgGGTTAATGTAGTgtgggtccatggtataatgtcTTGGTCATGGATGTTTCTCCGGAGGGATAGAAGCACGCGCGCAACAAGGACCACGCGCGTTTTCTTTCTTCAACGCCTAGACTTCATAAATGAATATAATGGTGTTTACACTGTATATATGTACGAAGGCATATGAGTGGGTCTTCACATATGAGTCAATCCTGCAACTCCCAGTAGTAATTCACTCAAACAAAATTTTCCTCAGCTCCTTTAgtttgcatgcatatatatatatatatccttcacAGATCGAGCACATGGTATCAATGGAAAGGTGTTTGGTTTTGGTTGTTGTATTGGTATCCCTTTGCATGACAAAATCAAATAGCTCAGCTGATGATGATGAGGCTGCTTTATTGGCCTTCAAAACAGCAATTATATCCGATCCCTTTGGCATCTTGGCCAATAACTGGTCTCATCACACTCCATATTGTGATTGGATTGGTGTTACTTGTAGCGGTTTGCACCAAAGAGTGACTCAATTGAATCTCTTCAATATGGGTCTCAACGGCACCATTCCTGAGGAGATTGGTGGCCTCTCATTCCTTGCAACTTTCAACATCAGCGCTAATAGTTTCCATGGCCATATCCCAGAAAGCATTGGATTCTTGACCAAACTCAATAGTTTGGATTTTTCCAGCAACAATCTCACTGGAAATATTCCTGCAACTATGTACAATGTTTCTTCCTTGCAAGTTGTAGACTTGAGAAAAAATCTTCTTTCAGGGACGCTCCCAGAGGGAATTTGTGATAACTTCAGGCAACTACAAGGCCTGTATCTTTCAGCAAATCGATTGAGTGGTGAGAATCCATCAAGTCTACCCAAATGTATGGACCTTAGAGCTTTGGATTTAGGATACAATGAATTTCATGGAAGCATACCACCTGAAATTGGCAACTTTTTCAAGCTCGAGTGGTTAAAGCTATATGGCAACAACTTGACAGGTCAGATTTCCAGTCCTTTTGCTGTACGTTTTTGGTCTAAATTTAGTGGCATGCATGGATACCAATTTTCATATTACTAATATATAGATTGTAACATATCACTGTGTTAAACTGATTGATGTGTTTCATGATTTGACCCTATATTTATTCTTTggatcaataaattaaattagttaTATGGTGTCCTTATATATGTTGCCTTTAATTTCAATACCTACAGGAGATTTGCCTTGGAcaattttcaatatttcatcTTTAGTAGTACTCGACATTTCGATGAATGAAATCTCTGGAATCCTTCCAAACGACCTCTGTTATCAATTTCCGGAATTGGAGTATCTGGATATTTCCAAAAACCAAATTCATGGAGAAATCCCTCAAGCTCTATCGAGTTGCTGGAGACTTCAAGTGCTTTCCATGTCTAAGAATCAACTCTCCGGAAGATTTCCTACTCAAATCTGCAACATATCATCTCTTCAGGAGCTTTATCTTTCGAGAATGAACTTGTCAGGTAACTTCgaaaatttttatgaaattgtaatttaaagaattttataaaataGTGATGGTCCATGGGCAGTGAAACGCCCCAACTAGGCCCTTTGGACTCCAGTAGAAATTTTGGAAGGAATGgttaccaatcattattgcatggaccatggttcacacagctggactataaataaaaggtacattatttttgtattgaagatacattatttttatattcaagatacattattttagggtacattatttttgtattgaaggtacattatttgatatatactatcaaataatgtaccttcaatacaaaaataatgtaacttttatttttggtccatgcaataatttgtcaATGGTTAGAGTGGTGCAATTAGAGTGGTCCATGGACCAGGTTCTATCCGCAAATTAtcatgtggaccatggtccacagtgcattatggaccatggtcatgactgatactacagttgtgttgaacgaatactgcagttgtgttgaactgatactgtagttgtgttaaaaggaaactgcagttgcgcagaacagaaGTTGTTTCATCCGTTCAAAACACTGCtctatcagttcaacacaactgcaatatcagttcaatacaattgcagttccagacgaatcaaacggcctctgttccgtgcaactgcagttccctttcaacacaactgcagtttccattcaacacaactgcagtatcaaccatggtgcatggtccacagtataacgactgggTTCTAtcaccttgcattgtggacctAGTTCAAAACAATATGAAGATTATATATCTGCAgggagttaattaccgatttggtcccttgactattgggatttcaccattttgggtctcgacaatttttcttgcacaattaagtcctcgactttgaaaaattaactaatttggtcctccgtttattttggtgttaaacaaccgttaaattgggaccagtttggtaattttgctatagtcaagtgACCATTTCGGTATTTAATTTTTgatcgaaatggtcccttgactatagcaaaattatcaatttggtcccgatttgacgtttgtttaacaccaaaataaacgaaggaccaaattggttaattttttcaaagtcgagaacttaattgagcaagaaaaattatcgaggaccaaagtggtgaaatctcaATAGTCGAATGActaaatcggtaattaactctatcTGCAAGTAATATCTTATGTATTTTCAATTACCAAATTATGCATTTATACATAAATTgaaagtatatattacattaacggcagatatataatatgataattgtagtagacacataatttatcatacataatatattaacttacAGGCTCATAATCTAAATGTagttttggaccagggtctatAATGCAATTGGAGCACTGAAACATCCTAACTAAAATTTTGCAGGGAACTTGCCAAAGGAGATTGGGAAATTGTCAATCCTTCGAGAGTTTACAGTTTCTGTAAACCACTTGACTGGTACAATACCCCCTTCTATTGGCAATATATCGACTTTGGAGGATTTTATTGTTTCTGAAAACAATTTGGGTGGTAATATTCCTCTGGAGCTAGGAAAGCTATCAAGTCTTAAAGGATTGGTACTTAGTTCAAATAATTTTAGTGGTGAAGTACCATCCTCCATTTTCAACATCTCTGGATTAGAATCGATTGAGATGTCATTAAATAAACTTTCTGGCAATCTTCAACCAGGCCTAAGACATTGGATTTCACCAAGTCTTGAAGCACTCCTTCTCCACGGCAACCAATTCAGTGGAACCATTCCTAGCACTATATCAAATGCTTCACAACTCATAATTCTTGATATTGGGCATAACATGTTCAGTGGCCATGTACCTCTGGGGGTTGAAAATTTACACCAACTTCAAGTTTTTGCCATAGAGCACAACCATATCACAAATGATCCATCGGCCAATGAACTGAGCCTACTCACTTCATTGTCGAAATGCAAGAATTTGACAATGGTtattatgggaggcaacccattCAACACAGTTCTTCCCAACTCATTAGATGTTGGGAATATGTCTTCGTCGTTGAAAATCTTGTCTGTGTCTAATAGTCACTTAAAAGGCAGCATTCCTAGTCGATTCAGCAACTTTAGCAACTTGATTTATTTTGAGTTGGCCGAAAACAACCTCTCAGGTTCGCTTCCTGGAACATTGGGAAATTTGCTGAGGTTACAGGGTTTACacctacaaaataataaaattgaggGATCAATACCAAACACCTTATGTTATCTGAAGGATTTATCTCAATTGTATCTCAGAGACAATAAGCTTTCAGGGAGCATACCAAGTTGTTTTGGGAATATATCTTctttgagaaaaatatatttaggTTACAATTTATTGACATCTACTGTACCGATTGGCTTTTGGAATAACAAGGATGTCTTGGTGCTGGAACTGTCATCCAATTTTCTTGGTGGTTCCTTGTCTCCTGAAATTGGAAGTATGCACAACATGATAAAGTTATATCTGTCATGTAACCAATTTTCTGGAGAAATTCCTAACACCATTGGGAAACTTCAGAATTTGCTTATTCTTACTCTATCATCAAATAGGCTTCATGGTCCTATCCCTCAGTCATTTGGTAGTTTGATAAGCTTGCaagcattatatttatataataacagCCTCTCAGGTGGAATTCCAAAGTCGATGGAGAAGCTCAAAGATTTAGTGCATCTGAACCTGTCTTTCAATGATCTGAGTGGTGAAATTCCAAATGGTGGaccttttgaaaattttagcaTGGAATCATTCATGGGTAACATGGAACTATGTGGAGCTTCTCGATTCCATGTCATGGAATGCAAAGAAGGAAAAGGAAAGCCGAGAAGCATTGCAATATTTCTCAAGTATGTTTTGCCATCTTTTGTGTCTGTGGTTGTTGTTGCTGTTCTATTGGTTTGGTTGCTTACGTTCTGGAAGAGAAACAAACAAAGGGATCCTCGGGCTGAAGATTCACATGATGTTGCACTCAAGAGGATTTCATGCTATGAAATTCTTCGTGCTACAGAAGACTTTGATGAGAGCAACTTGATAGGCAAGGGGAGTTTTAGCTCAGTGTTCAAGGGGACTTTTGCTGCTGGGCTGGTTGCTGCTATAAAGGTCTTCAATTTGGATGTGCAAGATTCAATCAGAAGCNNNNNNNNNNNNNNNNNNNNNNNNNNNNNNNNNNNNNNNNNNNNNNNNNNNNNNNNNNNNNNNNNNNNNNNNNNNNNNNNNNNNNNNNNNNNNNNNNNNNNNNNNNNNNNNNNNNNNNNNNNNNNNNNNNNNNNNNNNNNNNNNNNNNNNNNNNNNNNNNNNNNNNNNNNNNNNNNNNNNNNNNNNNNNNNNNNNNNNNNNNNNNNNNNNNNNNNNNNNNNNNNNNNNNNNNNNNNNNNNNNNNNNNNNNNNNNNNNNNNNNNNNNNNNNNNNNNNNNNNNNNNNNNNNNNNNNNNNNNNNNNNNNNNNNNNNNNNNNNNNNNNNNNNNNNNNNNNNNNNNNNNNNNNNNNNNNNNNNNNNNNNNNNNNNNNNNNNNNNNNNNNNNNNNNNNNNNNNNNNNNNNNNNNNNNNNNNNNNNNNNNNNNNNNNNNNNNNNNNNNNNNNNNNNNNNNNNNNNNNNNNNNNNNNNNNNNNNNNNNNNNNNNNNNNNNNNNNNNNNNNNNNNNNNNNNNNNNNNNNNNNNNNNNNNNNNNNNNNNNNNNNNNNNNNNNNNNNNNNNNNNNNNNNNNNNNNNNNNNNNNNNNNNNNNNNNNNNNNNNNNNNNNNNNNNNNNNNNNNNNNNNNNNNNNNNNNNNNNNNNNNNNNNNNNNNNNNNNNNNNNNNNNNNNNNNNNNNNNNNNNNNNNNNNNNNNNNNNNNNNNNNNNNNNNNNNNNNNNNNNNNNNNNNNNNNNNNNNNNNNNNNNNNNNNNNNNNNNNNNNNNNNNNNNNNNNNNNNNNNNNNNNNNNNNNNNNNNNNNNNNNNNNNNNNNNNNNNNNNNNNN from Ipomoea triloba cultivar NCNSP0323 chromosome 7, ASM357664v1 encodes:
- the LOC116025476 gene encoding probable LRR receptor-like serine/threonine-protein kinase At3g47570, translated to MVSMERCLVLVVVLVSLCMTKSNSSADDDEAALLAFKTAIISDPFGILANNWSHHTPYCDWIGVTCSGLHQRVTQLNLFNMGLNGTIPEEIGGLSFLATFNISANSFHGHIPESIGFLTKLNSLDFSSNNLTGNIPATMYNVSSLQVVDLRKNLLSGTLPEGICDNFRQLQGLYLSANRLSGENPSSLPKCMDLRALDLGYNEFHGSIPPEIGNFFKLEWLKLYGNNLTGDLPWTIFNISSLVVLDISMNEISGILPNDLCYQFPELEYLDISKNQIHGEIPQALSSCWRLQVLSMSKNQLSGRFPTQICNISSLQELYLSRMNLSGNLPKEIGKLSILREFTVSVNHLTGTIPPSIGNISTLEDFIVSENNLGGNIPLELGKLSSLKGLVLSSNNFSGEVPSSIFNISGLESIEMSLNKLSGNLQPGLRHWISPSLEALLLHGNQFSGTIPSTISNASQLIILDIGHNMFSGHVPLGVENLHQLQVFAIEHNHITNDPSANELSLLTSLSKCKNLTMVIMGGNPFNTVLPNSLDVGNMSSSLKILSVSNSHLKGSIPSRFSNFSNLIYFELAENNLSGSLPGTLGNLLRLQGLHLQNNKIEGSIPNTLCYLKDLSQLYLRDNKLSGSIPSCFGNISSLRKIYLGYNLLTSTVPIGFWNNKDVLVLELSSNFLGGSLSPEIGSMHNMIKLYLSCNQFSGEIPNTIGKLQNLLILTLSSNRLHGPIPQSFGSLISLQALYLYNNSLSGGIPKSMEKLKDLVHLNLSFNDLSGEIPNGGPFENFSMESFMGNMELCGASRFHVMECKEGKGKPRSIAIFLKYVLPSFVSVVVVAVLLVWLLTFWKRNKQRDPRAEDSHDVALKRISCYEILRATEDFDESNLIGKGSFSSVFKGTFAAGLVAAIKVFNLDVTNR